Proteins encoded together in one Flavobacteriales bacterium window:
- a CDS encoding acyl-CoA carboxylase subunit beta, whose product MNDAFKTLAERTEQALQGGGAERIAAQHKKGKLTARERVDMLLDEGSFQEIGQLVTHRSTNFGLDRQVFLGDGVVTGYGTIDGRLVYVFSQDFTVLGGSLAEAHAEKICRIMDLAMQNGAPVIGLNDSGGARIQEGVVSLGGYADIFFRNVRSSGVVPQISAIMGPCAGGAVYSPALTDFVLMVENTSYMFVTGPNVVKTVTHETVTAEELGGAATHASKSGVAHFTAPNELEALQALRRLVSFIPSNCEEEPPALAYVASDERRPELDTIIPANPNQPYDIRQVMNAVIDPDSSMEVHADHARNMVIGFARVEGRTVGCVANQPAVLAGVLDIDASIKAARFVRFCDAFNIPLLVFVDVPGFLPGTDQEWRGIIDHGAKLLYAFSEATVPRITVITRKAYGGAYDVMNSKHIGCDMNYAWPSAEIAVMGAKGAAEIIFKNEIAKAPDPQSRWQEKEAEYKEQFANPYEAAARGYVDEVIRPSETRIKVMHALRMLRNKVDKLPRKKHGNIPL is encoded by the coding sequence ATGAACGACGCCTTCAAGACCCTCGCCGAACGCACCGAACAGGCCCTGCAGGGCGGTGGTGCCGAGCGCATCGCCGCCCAGCACAAGAAGGGCAAGCTCACCGCGCGCGAACGGGTGGACATGCTGCTGGACGAGGGCAGCTTCCAGGAGATCGGCCAGTTGGTGACCCACCGCAGCACCAACTTCGGGCTGGACCGGCAGGTGTTCCTGGGCGATGGGGTGGTCACCGGCTACGGCACCATCGACGGACGGCTGGTGTACGTGTTCAGCCAGGACTTCACCGTGCTGGGCGGCTCGCTGGCCGAGGCGCACGCCGAGAAGATCTGCCGCATCATGGACCTGGCCATGCAGAACGGCGCCCCGGTGATCGGCCTCAATGACAGCGGCGGCGCCCGCATCCAGGAGGGCGTGGTGAGCCTGGGCGGCTACGCGGACATCTTCTTCCGCAACGTACGCAGCAGCGGAGTGGTGCCGCAGATCAGTGCCATCATGGGCCCCTGCGCCGGTGGCGCGGTGTACAGCCCGGCGCTCACCGACTTCGTGCTGATGGTGGAGAACACCAGTTATATGTTCGTCACCGGCCCCAACGTGGTGAAGACCGTGACGCACGAGACGGTGACGGCCGAGGAGCTCGGGGGCGCCGCCACGCACGCCAGCAAGAGCGGGGTGGCCCACTTCACCGCGCCCAACGAGCTGGAGGCGCTGCAGGCCCTGCGCCGCCTGGTGTCCTTCATCCCGTCCAACTGCGAAGAGGAGCCGCCCGCGTTGGCCTACGTCGCGAGCGATGAGCGGCGGCCCGAGCTCGACACCATCATCCCGGCCAACCCCAATCAGCCCTACGACATCCGGCAGGTGATGAACGCGGTGATCGACCCCGACAGCAGCATGGAGGTGCACGCCGACCACGCCCGCAACATGGTGATCGGCTTCGCGCGTGTGGAAGGGCGGACCGTGGGCTGCGTGGCCAACCAGCCCGCTGTGCTCGCCGGGGTGCTCGACATCGACGCCAGCATCAAGGCCGCGCGGTTCGTGCGTTTCTGCGACGCCTTCAACATCCCGCTGCTGGTGTTCGTGGACGTGCCCGGCTTCCTGCCCGGCACCGACCAGGAGTGGCGCGGCATCATCGACCACGGGGCCAAGCTGCTGTACGCCTTCAGCGAAGCCACCGTGCCGCGCATCACCGTCATCACCCGCAAAGCCTACGGCGGCGCGTACGACGTGATGAACAGCAAGCACATCGGCTGCGACATGAACTACGCCTGGCCCAGTGCGGAGATCGCCGTGATGGGCGCCAAGGGCGCCGCCGAGATCATCTTCAAGAACGAGATCGCCAAGGCGCCCGATCCGCAGTCCAGGTGGCAGGAGAAGGAGGCCGAGTACAAGGAACAGTTCGCCAACCCCTACGAGGCGGCCGCGCGCGGCTATGTGGACGAGGTGATCCGCCCCAGCGAGACCCGCATCAAGGTGATGCACGCCCTGCGCATGCTGCGCAACAAGGTGGACAAGCTGCCTCGAAAAAAGCACGGGAACATCCCGCTGTAG
- a CDS encoding transposase: protein MKKSRFTETQIVALLHEHEAGKKVADLCREHGVSQPTFYQWEGQVQRSGRQPAQGVQGAEGEVRPP from the coding sequence ATGAAGAAGAGCAGATTCACCGAAACGCAGATCGTTGCACTGCTGCACGAGCACGAGGCGGGCAAGAAAGTGGCGGACCTGTGCCGGGAGCATGGAGTGAGCCAGCCCACGTTCTACCAGTGGGAAGGTCAAGTACAGCGGTCTGGACGCCAACCAGCTCAAGGAGTTCAAGGAGCTGAAGGCGAAGTACGCCCGCCTTGA